The DNA sequence GGGCGGAAGCGGCGTCGCTTGAACGGTGTGCGCACGCTGCCGTGGGCTCCTTGGTAGCCCTTATCGGCGAAGGTCATCACGTCTTCCCTGGTCAGTGCGTCGATGATGCCGTGGGTTCGGGCTGCGGTCAGGTCGTGGACCGAACCGGGCAGCGCCCGTGAAGCCCATACGAGCCGGCCAGCGGCATCGGCGATGACCTGCACGTTCACCCCGTGTTGCTTGTGTTTCCCGGAGTAGTACGGTCGTTGGTCGGCGACCCGGTCGATCGGAATCAGGGCGCCGTCCAGGATTGCGTACGCCAGCAGCCGGATGCGTCGCATCGCGGTGTCCAGGTCGTCGGCTGCCGAACTGAGCAGGGCTATCGCCTCCTGCACGTACCGCCAGGCGGTGGCGACACCGATCTTGAAGCCGGCGGCGAGGCGGGTGTAGGTGTCGCCGTTTCGCAGATGAGCCAGAACGAGCAGCGCCTGCCGGGCGGGGTCGAGTCGCCGCCACCGGGAGCGGCGCTGCTTGCGGTGGCCGCGGATACGTTCGGCGAGGTGGTTCAGGGTGCGGCTGGACAACGGAATCGTGGCGGGGTAGGACAGCACGGCGAGGCTCCCGGTTGGGGCTTCGAGTCTTGGTCGACAGCTGTCCTACCTGGAGCCTCGCACCCATCGATCACCGGGCCTGCCACACCCCTCCTGAGCTGCAACATCAGCTTGGAAAAGGCTCACTGTGGACGAGCGAATAGACTGGAGCCTGGCAGACCCGCCAGGATCCCCCAGGGAGGTGATTCGTCCGGAATGCCCGTTGCGACAACCCCCGACACGCCCGGGATCCGGGGTAGGTTGGCGGAAAGATCCCAAAGTAGACCTGAGCTGCGAAAACATGCCCGTCAAAGATCGTCTAGCAGCTTCCCAAGATCATGATCAACAGGAGGTTGCCCCCGAGGGCCCCTGTTTCCGCAGGTCAGACCGCCCGACATTTCGGACACGGTCCCCGAGCACACGAAAACCGCGCCGGATTGAAACAAGTCGTACCGCGCGCATGCTTCGTCGATAGTTGTGAACTCCCCGAGCACACGAAAACCGCACCGGATTGAAACTCGCGCAGCTCGTACACCTCCTTCATAAGATGGTACTGTCCCCGAGCACACGAAAACCGCACCGGACTGAAACCTGGTCACCAGATGTCAATTGACATGCGCCTCTACATGCTGGACACAAGGCGGAGATCGCTTATCTGATTGTTGCGACGCTGGCCGGCCTTGTCGGTGCCGTATTCGGTTCATGGCTGGGCTGGCAGACGGCAGGGCCGACCACCGACACGGTGGCAGCCCGACAGGCGGTCGCTGTCGCGTTTCCCGGCGTCGAGGCGGGTGAGCCGACCCGAAACGGTGACCGGCACGGATTTCCGCCGGCTGTCGACGGTGCCTGGAACCTGCTTGTCGGAGGACGGCTACGTCGCCGGGACCGTCAGGGTCCCGTTGCCGTTCGGTCCGGCGTCAACCTCCGACGGCCGCATGGTCAGCGAGGCGGTCGACCGGCTCACGGCTGCCGGTTGGGATGCCAAACGATTCCGCGCCAGAGGCGACTACGACGCTTTCACGGCGACCCGGGACGGTGTCGCCGTGCGCCTGTCCGCGCGGGACGCCACGAGCTTCGTGCTCGACGTTGGCCGCGCGCAGCCGTCGTGGGTCTGGCCGCTGGCGGTCACCGGATTCCTCGTCGCCCTGATCACCACGTTGCTTGCCCTCCGGCAACTCGATGCTCACACCAGAAGACGCGCCCGGGTCCGGGCCGTCACCGTCTCCTTGCTCGGAGCTGCCGCCGTCTTGATCCTGCCCGCTCTGGCGGTGGGCGGGCTGGCCGCCAACCATGCCGCGATCAGCGGCGGCGACCCGTGGGCGCCGCCGTGGCTCGGCTTCACGATGGTCGGCCTGCCCCATGGCGTGGCTGGCCGGGCTGCTCACGGTCACCGCGACCCTCATCGCCACCGCACCACCGACGCGAACGCCGGCGACCGGCTGTGAGCGAGGTGCCGCGTACCCGAGCCAGGAAACCCATGATGCTTCCGTGGCTTGATGCCTCAGGTGCATCTTGATGCACCTGAGGCATCAAGCTCGACCAGTGATCCCGACCCGGTGAGGTGACACGGCGTCCGCCGGCCAGAGCGCAACGTCACCGGCGGGCACGGCGGGCGACGACGGCACCGCTCACCACCAGCACCAGCAGATTGAAGGCGAACGTGCCGACGTACGCCTGCCGGGCGGCCACGGCGGTCACCGCGCGGGCCTCGGCCTCGACCGCCGTGCGTGTCGTCGGCGGCGCGTCGGGGCAGCTGACGCGGGTGCCGGCGGTGAAGTCGGTCAAGCCCTCGTCGGCGCAGGCGGCGACGGCCGGCCGCGTGGCACCCTCGCCGTCGCCGTCGGCGGGCAGCGCCTGATCCAGGCTGGCCTGCGCCAACGCCGCGAAGATGATGGTGACGATCACGACGCTCAGCGACTGGGCGACCAGTTGCACGGTGGTGAACACGGCTGACGCCGTCGAGGCGATCTCTCGGCGGACGTTGCGCAGCAGCATCTCGTACAGCGGCGTGGTGACCAGAGCCTGGCCGGTGCCGAGCAGCAGCACCGGCAGGATGAGGGCGGCCAGCGTGATCTGTTCCCCGGTGGTGTGCACGACGGTGGCGAGTCCGGCGAGCGCGACGGCCATCACACCGCAGCCGAGGACGATCGTCCAATCGCCGAGGCGGCGTTTGATCGGGTTGATGAACTGCGAGGTCAGCACGAAGGTGACGCCGAACGGCAGCAGGCTCAGGCTGGCCTGCAACGCGGTGAATCCTGCGACAACCTGCAGATACAGCGTGGTGAGCAGGAAGAATCCGGGCGGGCCGAGGAAGAACACCACGATGACGGTCAGGCCCAGCCGGAAGGTGCGGTCGCGGAACAGGTCCGGCGAGAGGACCGGATCGTCGCCGCGGCGCAGGACGCGCCGTTCCACGGCCACGAAGACCACGGTGGCCACCGCGGAGAGGGCGAACCCGGCGATGCTCCAGGCCGGCCAGCCGGCCTGACGGCCGAGAATCAGCGGGACGATGAGCAGGCCGAGAAGCACGGCCAGGGTCGCCATGCCGAGCAGGTCCGGCCGTGGGGCGGCGGGGCGGCGTGACTCGGTGAGCGTCAGCGCGGCGCCGGTGAGGGCGACGGCGGCGAGCGGCACGTTGATCAGGAAGATCGCGCGCCAGCCGAGCCCGGCGATGTCGGCGCTGAGCAGGAGGCCACCGAGCACGATGCCGCTGACCCAGGCCATTCCCATGGAGACGCCGAAGACGGCGAATGCGCGTTCCCGGGCCTGGCCGGCGAACATCGCGTGCAGCGAGCCGATCGCCTGTGGCATCAGCAGCGCGGCCGCCGCTCCCTGGACGACCCGGGCGCCGATGAGCACCCAGGCGTCGGTGGCGGTGCCGCACAGCAGGGACGCGACGGCGAAGCCGGTGACGCCGATCATGAAGATGCGTTTGCGGCCGTACAGGTCGCCGAGCCGGCCGCCGGTGATGACCGCGACGGCGTAGGCGGCGCCGTAGCTGACCGCGATCAGCTGCACCTGCGACAGGGTCGCGCCGAGGTCGGCCTGCACGCTCGGGATCGCGACGTTGACGATGAAGAAGTCCACCTGGGCCACGAATGTGCCGGTCAGCAGCACGGCGAGGCCCAGCCAGGCGCGTGTCGATGTCTGCTGCTGGGCGGTCGACCCGGTCTCTGCGGTGGTCACGGAGCTGGCTCCTCCTCGATGTTCAGCAGTTGGGCGACGCGGCGCAGCGCAGCGTCGCCGACCATGTCGAAGTGGTCGCCGGGGATCTCAACCACTTCGACGTCCCGTCCGGTGAGTTGCTGCCATGCCCGGACCTGCGCGCGTCGTACGTCCGGGGCACGGTCGGTGGCGGTGACCAGCAGCAGCGGCAGGTCGGCGGGTTCCGGCCGGTACGCCTGGCCGAGCCGGACGTGGGCGCGGAACGTGTCGTAGGTGGCCCGCAGCTCCTGCTCGGCGACCTCCGCATCGATCCATCCGAGACGTCGGGCGGCGCTCACCAGCTCGGGCCAGCTGCCCGGCGGTTCACCGGTGTCGACCGCGCCGGCCCGGCGGCGTAGCTGCAGCGTGAACTCCCGCAGCATGGCCTCCTCGTCGGTGATCACGTCGCCGGTCAGCGGCTCGGCGTCGAGCAGCACGACCCGCCGCACCGGCGTGCCGGCCGCGACGGACTGTCGCGCCATCTCGTAAGCCAGCAGCCCGCCGAACGACCAGCCCAGCAGGTCGACGGGGCCGAGCACGCCTGCGGTGCGCAGTTCGTCGAGGTACGCGGCCGCCATCTCGGTCAGCGACCGGTGCCCGCCCGGCGGCACGGGGTCGGCCTGCACGCCCCAGACCGGCTGGTCCGGCCCGCAGAAGCCGGTCAGCGGCGCGTACGGCAGTACCGTGCCGTCCGAGGTGTGTACGCAGATCAGCGGCGTACGACCGTCGCCGGCCTGCAGCTGGATCAGATGCCGACGGGTGTCCTGCTCGGCGGTGAGCGCCCGGGCGATGTCGCGGACGGTCGGGGCCTGGAAGAGCAGCGGCAGCCGGATGTGGTGGCCGGTCTCGCGGCGGATCACCGACGCCAGACGCATGGCGTTGAGCGAGTGGCCGCCGTGTTCGAAGAACGAGTCGGTGACGCCGATCTGCTCGGTGCCCAGCACCCGTCGCCACAGCGGCAGCAGCTCAGCTTCCAGTGGCGTGGCCGGCTCGGTGACGGTGTGGGCGGGTCCGTCGTCCGCCTGCGCCCGCAGCCGCCGGCGGTCGACCTTGCCGTTGTGGGTCAACGGCAGGCTGTCCAGCACGGTGGTCACGCTGGGCACCATGTAGCCGGGCAGGGTGCGGCGCAGGTGCTCGCCGACCGTGCTGGCGGACCCGACGGCGCCGGTGACGAAGGCAGTCAGCCGGCGGCCGGTGCCGGTGCCGGTGACGACCACGGCCGCGTCGGCGACTGCGGGGATCTGCCGCAGTGCCGCCTCGATCTCGCCGAGTTCGATGCGGAATCCACGGATCTTGACCTGGTCGTCGACCCGGCCGACGAAGTCGATCTGCCCGTCGGCGCGCTGGCGTACGCGGTCACCGGTCCGGTAGAGCCGCCCGCCGGGTGGGCCGAACGGGTCGGGCAGGAAACGGTCGCGGGTCAGCTCGTCCTGGTTCAGGTAGCCGCGGGCGACCTGTACTCCGCCGACGTAGAGCTCGCCCTCGACGCCGGGCGGCACCGGCCGGTGCCGGTCGTCCAATATGTACGCGGTGGTGCCCGGCACCGGTCGCCCGATCGGCGGCTGCCGGTCGTACGGGTCGTCCGGCTGCACGACGGCGACCGTCGACAGGATCGTGTTCTCCGTCGGGCCGTACCCGTTGATCAGTGTGAAGCCGCACCCGCCCAGCGCGGGCTGCCGATGCAGCCGGTCCCCGCCGGTGATGACGGTCCGCAGGGCCAGGCCGTCGGGCACCGGCTCGGCCAGCATCGTCTCGACCAGCGGGGTGACCAGGAAGCTCACGGTCGCGGCGATGTCCCGCAGCCAGTTCCACATGCCGGCCGGGTCGGTCAGGACAGCGGCGGGGGCGAAGTGCAGCGTCGCGCCGGCGGCGAGGCACGGCCACAGCTCCATCACGCAGGCGTCGAAGCCGGCGTTGACTGTCTGCGTGCACTGGTCCTGCGGCCCGAGTCCGTACGCCTCGGTGAACCAGGCCACGAAGTTGTCGAGCGCGGCGTGCTCGACCAGCACGCCCTTCGGCTGCCCGGTCGAGCCGGACGTGTAGATGACGTAGGCCAAGTCGGCCGGCTCAATGTCCCGCTTTCGGGCCGGCGCCTCCGGTCCCCCGGGTGACTGCGGTCCGTCGATGACCAGGGTGGCGACGTCGTCCGGTACCAGGTCGGCCGTGGCCGTGGTGACCAGCGCAGCGGCGGCGCCGCTGTCGCGGAGCATGAACCGGATGCGCTCCGCCGGGGTGCCGGCGTCGATCGGCAGGTACGCCGCGCCGGTCTTTATCACCGCCAGGCAGGCGGCCACGAACATCGGGGTGCGACCGGTCAGCACGGCGACGATCGTCTCCGCGCCGATGCCCTGCTCGATGAGTTGGCCGGCCCAACGGTCGGACAGCGCGTCGAGGTCGGCGTAGGTGAGCGTCGTGTCGTCGTCGCGGGCGGCGACGGAGTCCGGGCGCTCCTGGGCGTGCCGGCGTACGGCTGCTTCGACGGGCAGTGGGCGTCGCGGCTGCGCCGGGCCGGCGCCGGCGCGTAGCAGCTCGGCGGTCTGGGCGTCGTCGAGCAGCTGGTAGTCGCCGAGCGGCCGGCCGGCGTCGCGCACGACCTGGCGCAGCAGCCGTACGAAGTGCCGGGCCATGCCCTGGACCTGGTCCTCGTCCCACAGGTCCGCGTCGTACTCCCACCAGCCGCCGAGCGCCTCGTCGGCGGTGATCAGGCTGACCGTGAGGTCGTACTTCGCGGTACGCCACTGCACGTCCAGGCGTTCGGCCTGCACCCCGGCGAGCCGGAGCTGCTGTGCCTCCGGCGGCTCCGAGGTGAACAGCACCTGCACCAGCGGCGAGTATCCGGGATCGCGTGGCACGCCGAGCTCCCGGACGATGTCCTCGAACGACATCCGGTGGTGCTCGAACGCCTCCAGGCAGGTTTCCCGTACGGTGGCGAGGAAGTCGGCGAACGTGGGGTCACCGGCGAGCCGGGTGTAGAGCGGCAGGTTGC is a window from the Solwaraspora sp. WMMD792 genome containing:
- a CDS encoding MFS transporter yields the protein MTTAETGSTAQQQTSTRAWLGLAVLLTGTFVAQVDFFIVNVAIPSVQADLGATLSQVQLIAVSYGAAYAVAVITGGRLGDLYGRKRIFMIGVTGFAVASLLCGTATDAWVLIGARVVQGAAAALLMPQAIGSLHAMFAGQARERAFAVFGVSMGMAWVSGIVLGGLLLSADIAGLGWRAIFLINVPLAAVALTGAALTLTESRRPAAPRPDLLGMATLAVLLGLLIVPLILGRQAGWPAWSIAGFALSAVATVVFVAVERRVLRRGDDPVLSPDLFRDRTFRLGLTVIVVFFLGPPGFFLLTTLYLQVVAGFTALQASLSLLPFGVTFVLTSQFINPIKRRLGDWTIVLGCGVMAVALAGLATVVHTTGEQITLAALILPVLLLGTGQALVTTPLYEMLLRNVRREIASTASAVFTTVQLVAQSLSVVIVTIIFAALAQASLDQALPADGDGEGATRPAVAACADEGLTDFTAGTRVSCPDAPPTTRTAVEAEARAVTAVAARQAYVGTFAFNLLVLVVSGAVVARRARR
- a CDS encoding transposase family protein, producing MLSYPATIPLSSRTLNHLAERIRGHRKQRRSRWRRLDPARQALLVLAHLRNGDTYTRLAAGFKIGVATAWRYVQEAIALLSSAADDLDTAMRRIRLLAYAILDGALIPIDRVADQRPYYSGKHKQHGVNVQVIADAAGRLVWASRALPGSVHDLTAARTHGIIDALTREDVMTFADKGYQGAHGSVRTPFKRRRFRPKLSRRQKAVNRAHAKIRARGERAIATVKTWKILNKLRCCPRRATPIVQAILVLQHVEANRYTG